From the Patescibacteria group bacterium genome, the window TTCTTCAATAATTTCTTTTGCCAGAGTACGAGGAGCGGCGCTGCGTTGAAGATTGAGGAATATGTTCCGATAGTGATACCGAAGACTAGAATCAATATGAAATGCTTAATTGAGCTACTGCCGAAGACCAGGAGGGCCAACAATACGATTAGCGTCGTGAGCGAAGTATTTACTGATCTCACAACGGTCTGATTGATACTCTCTTCAGCAGAGAGTGCAATATCCTGGTGGGGGTTTTTGATGAAGTTCTCGCGTAATCGGTCATAGACCACGATTGTGTCATGAACTGAGAAACCCATAATGGTCAGGAGTGCGGTCACGAAAAGCGCATCAACTTCCATCCAGATGAAAAAGTGGCCGATGACGGCGACAAATCCAGTCGTAATAAGAAGGTCGTGAATTAGGGCAATCACGGCGCAAACGCCAAACATCCAGGAAGAAAGAGGCTTTGGAACCTTGCGAAAAGCAAAGGCAATGAAAATGATAATTGTAATAGAAGCAATTATGACAGCCAGAATAGATTTATTGGTCAAATCCTGTCCGATCAGAGGACCGACAGTGTCATAGCTCACCTCTTTGTAATCGCTAATCTTCTCGGTGAATTTAGTTGCTAGCTCCTTGTGTTGATCATTGCTCAAGGTTTGAAGTTTGACAATTACGTCAGAAGCACCACTTTCTTTGATCTGGTAGCCAGTCATACCGAAATTATCAAGGGTGGATTTCGCAAGGTCTACCTTTTGAGAGTTCTCGGAACTAAACTGGATTACGGTACCGCCTTTGTAGTCTACACCGACTCGGAGCCCGTAAAAACCAATTGCGAGTACTGAAGCAATTGCCAAAATTATAGAGAATGCAAACCAATAGTTTGAGTTTCTAATGATTCTAAACATGGATAAACCTCTTGGCATAGCTAGATGATGATAAAAGCAACAATATTGTTCGGGTCACAGTGATCGCGGTAAACAAACTGATGATGATACCGATCATCAAGGTCAGAGCGAAACCTCTGATTGGTCCGGAGCCTGTGGTGGTATAGAGAATCAAACAAGTCAGGATTGAGGAAGTATTCGAGTCGCGAATTGAGTTCCACGATCTTTTGAAGCCGTCCATAATGGAAAGGTGCAAATCCTTGCCGGACTTAAGTTCCTCTTTCATCCTCTCAAATATCAGAACGTTTGCGTCTATTGCCATACCGATAGATAATACAAACCCGGCGATACCGGCAAGCGTTAGAGTGACTGGCATGATTTTGTAAACGGCCAGTGTTATTGCGGCGTAAGTTGTAAGTGCGAAAATTGCGATAAGGCCTGGGAATTTATAATATGAGACTATAAACATTGCAACCAATATCAGACCGATCAATCCGCCTACAAGGCTAAG encodes:
- the secF gene encoding protein translocase subunit SecF gives rise to the protein MFRIIRNSNYWFAFSIILAIASVLAIGFYGLRVGVDYKGGTVIQFSSENSQKVDLAKSTLDNFGMTGYQIKESGASDVIVKLQTLSNDQHKELATKFTEKISDYKEVSYDTVGPLIGQDLTNKSILAVIIASITIIIFIAFAFRKVPKPLSSWMFGVCAVIALIHDLLITTGFVAVIGHFFIWMEVDALFVTALLTIMGFSVHDTIVVYDRLRENFIKNPHQDIALSAEESINQTVVRSVNTSLTTLIVLLALLVFGSSSIKHFILILVFGITIGTYSSIFNAAPLLVLWQKKLLKNKAANKK